In one Amaranthus tricolor cultivar Red isolate AtriRed21 chromosome 8, ASM2621246v1, whole genome shotgun sequence genomic region, the following are encoded:
- the LOC130820409 gene encoding putative potassium transporter 12 isoform X2: MEGEEIRESGGSLRWVGSGPSKWVDGSEVSSEEIPFWSKAEEDEFRNRYGSSSGSSHIKRRLVKKPKRVDSFDVEAMEIAGAHHHHTKELSTWRTLALAFQTLGVVYGDLGTSPLYVFTDVFSKVPITSEVDILGALSVILYTITLVPLAKYVFVVLKANDNGEGGTFALYSLITRYANVSVLPNRQQADQQISSYRLKLPTPELERALNIKEVLERKSFMKTLLLLLVLTGTSLIIGDGILTPAMSVMSAVSGLQGEINEFGTSGLFWPIFVIATLAAVIASQAMISATFSVIKQAMALGCFPRLKVIHTSKRLMGQIYIPIINWFLMVMCLIVVATFRSTTDIANAYGIAEVGVMLVSTALVTLVMLLIWQTNIFLALSFPVIFGTIELIYLSAVLSKIMEGGWLPLVFAACFLLVMETWNYGSVLKYQCEVRDKISIDIIHDLGSSLGTVRVPGIGLVYNELVNGIPSILGQFILSLPAIHSTIIFVCIKYVPVPVVPQEERFLFRRICPKDYHMFRCIARYGYKDVRKEDHHSFEQLLVVSLKNFLKNEAQDLALESDMLELDIVSASVRSRDDAEVSDELRTPLMHDQRFVEPARLRLEENEELPSSAMSSEDDPSLEYELSALREAVDSGFTYLLGDGDVRAKKESWFLKKLVINYFYAFLRRNCRRGAAVLRVPHMNIIEVGMTYMV; encoded by the exons atGGAAGGAGAAGAGATAAGAGAAAGTGGTGGGAGTTTAAGGTGGGTAGGAAGTGGACCTTCAAAGTGGGTTGATGGAAGTGAAGTTAGTTCAGAGGAGATACCATTTTGGTCAAAAGCAGAGGAAGATGAATTTAGAAATAGATATGGGTCTTCTTCTGGTTCTAGTCATATCAAGAGAAGACTTGTCAAGAAGCCTAAAAGGGTTGATTCTTTTGATGTTGAAGCTATGGAGATTGCTGGTGcccatcatcatcatacaaAG GAACTTTCGACATGGCGTACACTTGCATTGGCATTCCAAACTCTTGGTGTGGTGTATGGCGACCTTGGCACGAGTCCTTTATATGTCTTCACTGATGTATTTAGCAAGGTCCCTATAACATCCGAAGTTGATATTCTGGGGGCACTGTCTGTAATCTTGTATACTATAACTCTTGTACCTTTAGCGAAATATGTGTTTGTAGTGCTTAAAGCTAATGATAATGGCGAAG GAGGGACTTTCGCGCTGTATTCCCTTATAACAAGGTATGCTAATGTGAGTGTACTTCCAAATCGCCAACAAGCTGATCAGCAGATCTCGAGTTATAGGCTTAAACTACCTACTCCGGAACTTGAAAGGGCTTTGAACATTAAAGAGGTTTTGGAAAGGAAATCCTTCATGAAAACCCTTCTTCTATTGTTGGTTCTTACTGGAACTTCATTGATTATAGGGGATGGTATCTTGACTCCCGCTATGTCAG TCATGTCAGCTGTGAGTGGTTTACAGGGTGAGATTAACGAATTTGGTACAA GCGGACTCTTCTGGCCAATATTTGTGATTGCTACACTAGCTGCCGTGATTGCCAGTCAAGCCATGATCTCCGCAACATTTTCGGTCATAAAGCAAGCCATGGCCTTGGGATGTTTTCCGAGGCTGAAAGTAATTCATACTTCCAAGAGGCTGATGGGTCAGATTTATATCCCAATCATCAACTGGTTTCTAATGGTAATGTGCCTTATTGTGGTTGCAACTTTTAGAAGCACCACCGATATTGCAAATGCATACG gCATTGCTGAAGTTGGAGTAATGCTAGTGAGTACCGCCTTGGTGACACTCGTGATGCTCTTGATATGGCAAACTAATATATTCCTCGCTCTCTCTTTTCCCGTCATATTTGGGACAATCGAGCTCATTTACTTGTCAGCAGTCCTATCGAAAATCATGGAAGGAGGTTGGCTTCCTTTAGTGTTTGCTGCCTGTTTTTTACTCGTAATGGAGACTTGGAACTATGGAAGTGTTCTCAAGTATCAATGTGAAGTTCGAGATAAAATTTCCATCGATATTATTCACGATCTTGGATCGTCTCTTGGAACTGTACGAGTCCCTGGAATCGGATTAGTCTACAATGAACTCGTTAATGGAATTCCATCGATTTTAGGCCAGTTTATTCTAAGCCTTCCAGCTATTCACTCGACTATTATCTTTGTATGTATTAAGTATGTTCCGGTTCCTGTTGTACCCCAAGAAGAACGATTTCTGTTTCGAAGAATTTGCCCTAAAGACTACCATATGTTTCGTTGCATTGCTCGTTATGGTTACAAAGATGTTCGTAAGGAAGATCACCATTCGTTCGAGCAACTTTTGGTCGTAAGTCTTaaaaatttcctcaaaaatgaagCTCAAGATCTTGCTCTCGAGTCTGATATGCTCGAACTTGATATCGTTAGTGCTTCGGTGAGGTCAAGAGATGATGCAGAAGTCTCAGATGAACTGAGGACTCCACTGATGCATGATCAACGATTTGTGGAACCAGCACGACTGAGATTAGAAGAAAACGAAGAGCTGCCATCGAGTGCTATGTCATCGGAGGATGATCCTAGCTTAGAGTACGAATTGTCAGCTCTCCGAGAGGCTGTAGATTCGGGCTTTACATATCTTCTAGGAGACGGAGATGTTCGTGCTAAGAAAGAGTCATGGTTCCTAAAGAAGTTGGTGATCAATTACTTCTATGCCTTCTTAAGGAGGAATTGTAGGAGAGGTGCTGCTGTTTTGAGAGTTCCTCACATGAATATCATAGAAGTTGGAATGACTTATATGGTTTGA
- the LOC130820409 gene encoding putative potassium transporter 12 isoform X1, translated as MEGEEIRESGGSLRWVGSGPSKWVDGSEVSSEEIPFWSKAEEDEFRNRYGSSSGSSHIKRRLVKKPKRVDSFDVEAMEIAGAHHHHTKELSTWRTLALAFQTLGVVYGDLGTSPLYVFTDVFSKVPITSEVDILGALSVILYTITLVPLAKYVFVVLKANDNGEGGTFALYSLITRYANVSVLPNRQQADQQISSYRLKLPTPELERALNIKEVLERKSFMKTLLLLLVLTGTSLIIGDGILTPAMSVMSAVSGLQGEINEFGTNAVVVVSMIILIGLFSIQRFGTSKVGFLFAPALSLWFFSLASIGIYNLIRHDITVLRALNPAYIYFFFRKNGIQAWSALGGCVLCITGAEAMFADLGHFSVRSIQIAFTFVVFPCLLLAYMGQAAFLMRFPASAERVFYDSVPGGLFWPIFVIATLAAVIASQAMISATFSVIKQAMALGCFPRLKVIHTSKRLMGQIYIPIINWFLMVMCLIVVATFRSTTDIANAYGIAEVGVMLVSTALVTLVMLLIWQTNIFLALSFPVIFGTIELIYLSAVLSKIMEGGWLPLVFAACFLLVMETWNYGSVLKYQCEVRDKISIDIIHDLGSSLGTVRVPGIGLVYNELVNGIPSILGQFILSLPAIHSTIIFVCIKYVPVPVVPQEERFLFRRICPKDYHMFRCIARYGYKDVRKEDHHSFEQLLVVSLKNFLKNEAQDLALESDMLELDIVSASVRSRDDAEVSDELRTPLMHDQRFVEPARLRLEENEELPSSAMSSEDDPSLEYELSALREAVDSGFTYLLGDGDVRAKKESWFLKKLVINYFYAFLRRNCRRGAAVLRVPHMNIIEVGMTYMV; from the exons atGGAAGGAGAAGAGATAAGAGAAAGTGGTGGGAGTTTAAGGTGGGTAGGAAGTGGACCTTCAAAGTGGGTTGATGGAAGTGAAGTTAGTTCAGAGGAGATACCATTTTGGTCAAAAGCAGAGGAAGATGAATTTAGAAATAGATATGGGTCTTCTTCTGGTTCTAGTCATATCAAGAGAAGACTTGTCAAGAAGCCTAAAAGGGTTGATTCTTTTGATGTTGAAGCTATGGAGATTGCTGGTGcccatcatcatcatacaaAG GAACTTTCGACATGGCGTACACTTGCATTGGCATTCCAAACTCTTGGTGTGGTGTATGGCGACCTTGGCACGAGTCCTTTATATGTCTTCACTGATGTATTTAGCAAGGTCCCTATAACATCCGAAGTTGATATTCTGGGGGCACTGTCTGTAATCTTGTATACTATAACTCTTGTACCTTTAGCGAAATATGTGTTTGTAGTGCTTAAAGCTAATGATAATGGCGAAG GAGGGACTTTCGCGCTGTATTCCCTTATAACAAGGTATGCTAATGTGAGTGTACTTCCAAATCGCCAACAAGCTGATCAGCAGATCTCGAGTTATAGGCTTAAACTACCTACTCCGGAACTTGAAAGGGCTTTGAACATTAAAGAGGTTTTGGAAAGGAAATCCTTCATGAAAACCCTTCTTCTATTGTTGGTTCTTACTGGAACTTCATTGATTATAGGGGATGGTATCTTGACTCCCGCTATGTCAG TCATGTCAGCTGTGAGTGGTTTACAGGGTGAGATTAACGAATTTGGTACAA ATGCTGTAGTCGTTGTATCGATGATTATATTGATAGGATTATTCAGCATACAGCGGTTTGGAACCAGCAAAGTCGGCTTTTTGTTTGCGCCTGCCCTGTCGTTGTGGTTCTTTTCTTTGGCATCTATCGGAATCTATAACCTTATCAGACATGATATTACAGTCCTGCGGGCTCTTAATCCGGcttatatttactttttctttcgTAAGAATGGAATACAAGCATGGTCTGCGCTTGGCGGTTGTGTTTTGTGCATCACAG GGGCAGAAGCCATGTTTGCTGATCTAGGCCATTTTTCTGTACGATCCATTCAG ATTGCGTTTACATTTGTTGTGTTCCCCTGCCTTCTGCTAGCTTACATGGGCCAAGCTGCATTCCTGATGAGATTTCCCGCCTCAGCTGAACGAGTATTCTATGATAGTGTTCCAG GCGGACTCTTCTGGCCAATATTTGTGATTGCTACACTAGCTGCCGTGATTGCCAGTCAAGCCATGATCTCCGCAACATTTTCGGTCATAAAGCAAGCCATGGCCTTGGGATGTTTTCCGAGGCTGAAAGTAATTCATACTTCCAAGAGGCTGATGGGTCAGATTTATATCCCAATCATCAACTGGTTTCTAATGGTAATGTGCCTTATTGTGGTTGCAACTTTTAGAAGCACCACCGATATTGCAAATGCATACG gCATTGCTGAAGTTGGAGTAATGCTAGTGAGTACCGCCTTGGTGACACTCGTGATGCTCTTGATATGGCAAACTAATATATTCCTCGCTCTCTCTTTTCCCGTCATATTTGGGACAATCGAGCTCATTTACTTGTCAGCAGTCCTATCGAAAATCATGGAAGGAGGTTGGCTTCCTTTAGTGTTTGCTGCCTGTTTTTTACTCGTAATGGAGACTTGGAACTATGGAAGTGTTCTCAAGTATCAATGTGAAGTTCGAGATAAAATTTCCATCGATATTATTCACGATCTTGGATCGTCTCTTGGAACTGTACGAGTCCCTGGAATCGGATTAGTCTACAATGAACTCGTTAATGGAATTCCATCGATTTTAGGCCAGTTTATTCTAAGCCTTCCAGCTATTCACTCGACTATTATCTTTGTATGTATTAAGTATGTTCCGGTTCCTGTTGTACCCCAAGAAGAACGATTTCTGTTTCGAAGAATTTGCCCTAAAGACTACCATATGTTTCGTTGCATTGCTCGTTATGGTTACAAAGATGTTCGTAAGGAAGATCACCATTCGTTCGAGCAACTTTTGGTCGTAAGTCTTaaaaatttcctcaaaaatgaagCTCAAGATCTTGCTCTCGAGTCTGATATGCTCGAACTTGATATCGTTAGTGCTTCGGTGAGGTCAAGAGATGATGCAGAAGTCTCAGATGAACTGAGGACTCCACTGATGCATGATCAACGATTTGTGGAACCAGCACGACTGAGATTAGAAGAAAACGAAGAGCTGCCATCGAGTGCTATGTCATCGGAGGATGATCCTAGCTTAGAGTACGAATTGTCAGCTCTCCGAGAGGCTGTAGATTCGGGCTTTACATATCTTCTAGGAGACGGAGATGTTCGTGCTAAGAAAGAGTCATGGTTCCTAAAGAAGTTGGTGATCAATTACTTCTATGCCTTCTTAAGGAGGAATTGTAGGAGAGGTGCTGCTGTTTTGAGAGTTCCTCACATGAATATCATAGAAGTTGGAATGACTTATATGGTTTGA